In a genomic window of Rhododendron vialii isolate Sample 1 chromosome 12a, ASM3025357v1:
- the LOC131309400 gene encoding uncharacterized protein LOC131309400 yields the protein MRTGAADAIHGSPNPSCGGGGGGGKAILLGSQFDGVFVAYHIRENRWVRLEDFSYSFLLELLLESSCGSHPVAVGPTLAWVGSSYFYVYDLRYRISYAGFVRGLGNNIQYLLQNMDSALYKPALHYLEGDVFCLTWFNFPEGDTFTRLHSTMIRVPVNNPPSPFLPGYHLLDPFVVISRSYLLPYGFNYQCSLLLDGFVCGHKLI from the exons atgcggacaGGTGCTGCTGATGCCATTCATGGTAGTCCTAATCCTTCGTGTGGTGGAGGTGGGGGAGGAGGCAAGGCAATTTTGTTGGGCTCACAATTTGATGGAGTTTTCGTTGCCTATCATATCCGGGAGAATAGATGGGTACGATTAGAGGACTTCTCCTATTCTTTCCTTTTGGAACTGTTGTTAGAATCATCCTGTGGTTCACATCCAGTGGCTGTAGGCCCTACTTTGGCCTGGGTTGGGAGTAGTTATTTCTATGTGTATGATCTCCGTTACCGAATCTCCTACGCTGGGTTTGTACGTGGCCTTGGTAACAATATTCAATACCTCCTGCAGAACATGGACTCTGCACTATATAAACCGGCACTTCATTATTTAGAGGGTGATGTCTTCTGCTTGACATGGTTCAACTTCCCCGAGGGAGACACATTTACTCGACTTCACAGCACCATGATCCGGGTTCCTGTTAACAACCCCCCGTCCCCATTCTTGCCTGGCTATCATTTGCTGGATCCCTTCGTTGTGATTTCCCGGTCTTATCTCCTGCCTTATGGTTTCAATTACCAGTGCAGCTTGCTCTT GGATGGTTTTGTGTGCGGTCATAAGTTGATTTAA
- the LOC131310529 gene encoding protein GOLVEN 6 isoform X1: MELIAITALCISLSFLLTPCASRQIQVQPSHDQALNLRVGFLIPPRKLRLIEEAATFHANQTKVDGGKELLSCGASAGKHHKKAGTTRARGGTRQEPAEGGTEASQLFTMDYSHVRRRRPVNNKSLPVSP; encoded by the exons ATGGAGCTGATAGCAATTACTGCACTATGTATTAGTCTCTCATTTTTGCTGACACCCTGTGCCTCTCGACAAATCCAGGTGCAACCATCCCATGACCAAG CCTTAAATCTCCGGGTTGGTTTTCTGATTCCGCCAAGGAAGCTCAGACTTATTGAGGAAGCAGCAACT TTTCATGCAAACCAGACAAAAGTTGATGGAGGCAAAGAGTTGCTATCCTGTGGTGCTTCAGCAG GTAAACATCATAAAAAAGCAGGAACGACGCGTGCAAGAGGAGGAACAAGACAAGAACCGGCGGAAGGCGGGACCGAAGCATCGCAACTTTTTACGATGGATTATTCTCACGTAAGAAGACGACGTCCAGTAAACAACAAGTCCTTGCCCGTCAGTCCATGA
- the LOC131310529 gene encoding protein GOLVEN 6 isoform X2, which translates to MELIAITALCISLSFLLTPCASRQIQVQPSHDQALNLRVGFLIPPRKLRLIEEAATTKVDGGKELLSCGASAGKHHKKAGTTRARGGTRQEPAEGGTEASQLFTMDYSHVRRRRPVNNKSLPVSP; encoded by the exons ATGGAGCTGATAGCAATTACTGCACTATGTATTAGTCTCTCATTTTTGCTGACACCCTGTGCCTCTCGACAAATCCAGGTGCAACCATCCCATGACCAAG CCTTAAATCTCCGGGTTGGTTTTCTGATTCCGCCAAGGAAGCTCAGACTTATTGAGGAAGCAGCAACT ACAAAAGTTGATGGAGGCAAAGAGTTGCTATCCTGTGGTGCTTCAGCAG GTAAACATCATAAAAAAGCAGGAACGACGCGTGCAAGAGGAGGAACAAGACAAGAACCGGCGGAAGGCGGGACCGAAGCATCGCAACTTTTTACGATGGATTATTCTCACGTAAGAAGACGACGTCCAGTAAACAACAAGTCCTTGCCCGTCAGTCCATGA
- the LOC131310528 gene encoding uncharacterized protein LOC131310528: protein MAVEDVTCGNENEARDSDATSTIASSEMESVEEKSSYADQNGNANAAGDENENKIRDSVSQCNIPCGKVEDKSLCNDNNAMQDELPELMVFYKENDYHVVKDICIDEGVPLKDKIVIESENDDGLCTFLLFDENQNGDATKEREDSDLLSYSGSKSSSENDYKEDDIQEWGTKEYEVNMELLLEDALKSLLENHLVDDIGNDGGSFALVQTGEENYSATDKIVENVPREKSLKSLLESPYSDGTEVQWQSDKIPCSESECKAPSLVSTAAVPNKSSSVNDLSCDSNRDENSDDVAPLKRDSEPASHEDVMSDFSAVGSEIQKSQGESSFSMAAPVSGLITYSGPMSYSGSVSLRSDSSTTSTRSFAFPIIQSEWNSSPIRMAKADRRLCRKHRGWRQGLLCCRF from the exons ATGGCTGTGGAGGATGTCACTTGTGGTAATGAAAATGAAGCCAGAGATTCTGATGCCACAAGTACCATTGCTTCCAGTGAAATGGAATCAGTAGAGGAAAAGAGTTCGTATGCTGACCAGAATGGCAATGCAAATGCAGCAGgagatgaaaatgaaaacaaaattagagATTCTGTTTCCCAATGTAACATTCCTTGTGGAAAAGTTGAGGACAAAAGTTTATGTAATGACAATAATGCCATGCAGGATGAACTGCCAGAATTGATGGTTTTTTACAAAGAGAATGATTATCATGTGGTCAAAGACATTTGCATTGACGAAGGGGTGCCTCTTAAGGATAAGATTGTAATTGAAAGTGAAAATGATGATGGTCTTTGCACCTTTCTTTTGTTCGATGAAAATCAAAATGGTGATGCGACAAAAGAAAGGGAAGATAGTGATTTACTTAGCTACAGTGGGTCAAAATCTTCATCAGAAAATGATTATAAGGAGGATGATATTCAAGAATGGGGTACCAAAGAGTATGAAGTAAATATGGAATTGCTGCTTGAGGATGCACTGAAATCTTTATTGGAAAATCATTTGGTTGATGATATTGGTAATGACGGCGGATCCTTCGCTCTTGTGCAGACAGGTGAAGAAAACTACTCTGCAACGGACAAGATAGTGGAGAATGTCCCAAGAGAGAAATCGCTTAAATCCCTCCTTGAATCTCCCTATTCTGATGGCACTGAAGTTCAATGGCAATCTGACAAG ATTCCATGTTCCGAATCAGAGTGTAAAGCCCCCTCTTTAGTTTCAACTGCTGCAGTTCCAAACAAGAGCAGCTCAGTTAATGACTTGTCTTGCGATAGCAACAGAGATGAGAACTCTGATGATGTTGCACCCCTTAAGAGAGATAGCGAGCCAGCTAGTCACGAAGATGTCATGTCTGATTTTTCTGCAGTTGGAAGTGAAATACAAAAAAGTCAAGGAGAGTCAAGTTTTTCAATGGCAGCTCCTGTATCAGGTCTAATAACTTACTCGGGGCCAATGTCGTATTCTGGCAGTGTCTCCCTTCGATCAGATAGCAGCACAACCAGCACCCGATCGTTCGCCTTCCCAAT AATACAATCTGAATGGAACAGCAGTCCAATAAGGATGGCAAAAGCTGATAGAAGGCTTTGCAGAAAACATAGGGGTTGGAGGCAGGGCCTTCTTTGCTGTAGATTCTAA
- the LOC131310530 gene encoding uncharacterized protein LOC131310530 isoform X1, giving the protein MRGKGKSVAHSKSRTCSGRKTLKRCKNKWEADNVVLIDVDSDDFDNVIIVDVPESLKQKLQGGVLRKGKKCLIGTTVICIDDDDDDDSDTSCSGRFSPASSDNQNSANEVGDDCQFVPEKFPPLNLSKSKRTYSGKVFNGNRYGDSYSSDNDSPDCEVMEDSFGKLREQWEKANMKKKSDVRNGQFGRGDQVSTSELRNGTQHDVEVENITNQPTEANVPISSNASSDKGKPSGDSSYRDEPGSKQVNTINRFSPDREHTLHADYRTSNPKPTVDPDFGCSKDNLPDEEGSYFRTQHSVDKEVGGGGREENIEQTPSSSSHFPNEFKSGISISPDKEKSVDEEPSFHNIRQSDGRQNVGVMDVAVGNVPGGTYCEDPPFGEPELRGKNGCYQEEAQNEREMRTRELSGEFMPDHLYEEPDVTFHAQDGDVVNAVDNCIINEREKLKETDEYKRAVEEEWVSRQRELQLQAEEAQKLRLLRKRMKAESLRLLDMERRQKQRVEEIREVQKQDEEKMNLKEQIRAEVRKELKLLEIMCRDMASLLRGLGIQVGGGFHSPPQEVRAAYKLALLRFHPDRASGSDLRQLVEAEEKFKLISRMKEKFLS; this is encoded by the exons ATGCGTGGGAAAGGTAAATCTGTTGCTCATTCTAAATCCAGAACTTGTTCTGGGAGGAAGACATTGAAAAGGTGCAAGAACAAGTGGGAAGCTGATAATGTTGTCCTCATTGATGTTGATAGTGATGATTTCGATAATGTAATTATTGTCGATGTGCCCGAGTCTCTAAAGCAGAAGTTACAAGGTGGCGTGCTgcgaaaagggaaaaaatgtcTAATAGGGACTACTGTTATCTgcattgatgatgatgatgatgatgattctGACACCTCCTGTAGCGGGAGATTTTCCCCAGCCTCAAGCGACAATCAAAATTCAGCGAATGAAGTTGGTGATGATTGTCAATTTGTTCCAGAAAAATTTCCCCCGTTAAATTTATCAAAGAGCAAAAGGACCTATTCTGGAAAAGTGTTCAACGGAAATCGTTATGGTGATAGTTATTCATCTGATAATGATTCTCCTGATTGTGAGGTTATGGAAGACTCCTTTGGAAAGCTTCGTGAACAATGGGAAAAAGCTAACATGAAGAAAAAATCTGATGTGCGCAATGGTCAATTTGGTAGAGGTGATCAGGTTTCTACTTCTGAGTTGCGTAATGGTACTCAGCACGATGTTGAAGTAGAAAACATCACTAACCAACCTACAGAAGCAAACGTTCCTATTTCAAGCAATGCCAGTTCTGACAAAGGAAAGCCGTCTGGTGATTCCAGTTATCGTGATGAACCGGGTAGTAAACAAGTCAATACTATCAATAGATTTTCTCCTGATAGAGAACATACCCTGCATGCAGACTATCGTACGTCAAATCCCAAGCCAACTGTTGACCCAGACTTTGGTTGTAGTAAAGATAATTTACCAGATGAAGAGGGTTCCTACTTCAGGACCCAGCATTCAGTTGATAAGgaagttggtggtggtggcagagAGGAAAATATTGAGCAAACTCCTAGTTCCAGTTCTCATTTTCCTAATGAATTCAAAAGTGGAATTAGTATATCTCCGGATAAGGAGAAATCAGTAGATGAAGAACCTTCATTTCACAATATTAGGCAATCGGATGGAAGACAGAATGTTGGCGTTATGGATGTTGCAGTTGGAAATGTTCCAGGGGGAACTTACTGTGAAGATCCACCCTTCGGAGAGCCAGAGTTAAGAGGAAAAAACGGTTGCTATCAGGAAGAAGCACAGAACGAACGGGAAATGCGGACAAGGGAATTATCTGGGGAATTTATGCCTGACCATCTATATGAAGAACCGGATGTTACATTTCATGCTCAAGATGGTGATGTTGTGAATGCTGTTGACAATTGTATAATTAACGAACGGGAAAAGCTTAAGGAGACCGATGAATACAAGCGAGCAGTAGAGGAAGAATGGGTATCCAGGCAGCGAGAGCTACAACTTCAA GCTGAAGAAGCACAAAAATTGCGGCTGCTGCGGAAGAGGATGAAAGCTGAAAGTTTGCGTTTATTAGACATGGAGAGAAGACAAAAGCAACGGGTGGAAGAAATACGGGAGGTTCAAAAGCAG GATGAAGAGAAGATGAACTTAAAAGAACAAATTCGTGCTGAAGTTAGGAAGGAGCTTAAACTATTGGAAATTATGTGTCGAGATATGGCTTCGTTGTTGCGTGGCTTAGGAATCCAAGTGGGTGGTGGGTTTCATTCACCACCACAAGAG GTTCGGGCAGCATACAAACTAGCTTTGTTAAGGTTTCACCCAGACAGAGCTTCTGGGTCTGACCTTCGCCAGCTGGTCGAAGCCGAGGAAAAATTCAAGCTTATTTCACGAATGAAGGAGAAGTTTTTGTCATAA
- the LOC131310530 gene encoding uncharacterized protein LOC131310530 isoform X2 gives MRGKGKSVAHSKSRTCSGRKTLKRCKNKWEADNVVLIDVDSDDFDNVIIVDVPESLKQKLQGGVLRKGKKCLIGTTVICIDDDDDDDSDTSCSGRFSPASSDNQNSANEVGDDCQFVPEKFPPLNLSKSKRTYSGKVFNGNRYGDSYSSDNDSPDCEVMEDSFGKLREQWEKANMKKKSDVRNGQFGRGDQVSTSELRNGTQHDVEVENITNQPTEANVPISSNASSDKGKPSGDSSYRDEPGSKQVNTINRFSPDREHTLHADYRTSNPKPTVDPDFGCSKDNLPDEEGSYFRTQHSVDKEVGGGGREENIEQTPSSSSHFPNEFKSGISISPDKEKSVDEEPSFHNIRQSDGRQNVGVMDVAVGNVPGGTYCEDPPFGEPELRGKNGCYQEEAQNEREMRTRELSGEFMPDHLYEEPDVTFHAQDGDVVNAVDNCIINEREKLKETDEYKRAVEEEWVSRQRELQLQAEEAQKLRLLRKRMKAESLRLLDMERRQKQRVEEIREVQKQDEEKMNLKEQIRAEVRKELKLLEIMCRDMASLLRGLGIQVGGGFHSPPQECSAWLLHTLLRVLDQAPSDVLEALRNDNNGLGVR, from the exons ATGCGTGGGAAAGGTAAATCTGTTGCTCATTCTAAATCCAGAACTTGTTCTGGGAGGAAGACATTGAAAAGGTGCAAGAACAAGTGGGAAGCTGATAATGTTGTCCTCATTGATGTTGATAGTGATGATTTCGATAATGTAATTATTGTCGATGTGCCCGAGTCTCTAAAGCAGAAGTTACAAGGTGGCGTGCTgcgaaaagggaaaaaatgtcTAATAGGGACTACTGTTATCTgcattgatgatgatgatgatgatgattctGACACCTCCTGTAGCGGGAGATTTTCCCCAGCCTCAAGCGACAATCAAAATTCAGCGAATGAAGTTGGTGATGATTGTCAATTTGTTCCAGAAAAATTTCCCCCGTTAAATTTATCAAAGAGCAAAAGGACCTATTCTGGAAAAGTGTTCAACGGAAATCGTTATGGTGATAGTTATTCATCTGATAATGATTCTCCTGATTGTGAGGTTATGGAAGACTCCTTTGGAAAGCTTCGTGAACAATGGGAAAAAGCTAACATGAAGAAAAAATCTGATGTGCGCAATGGTCAATTTGGTAGAGGTGATCAGGTTTCTACTTCTGAGTTGCGTAATGGTACTCAGCACGATGTTGAAGTAGAAAACATCACTAACCAACCTACAGAAGCAAACGTTCCTATTTCAAGCAATGCCAGTTCTGACAAAGGAAAGCCGTCTGGTGATTCCAGTTATCGTGATGAACCGGGTAGTAAACAAGTCAATACTATCAATAGATTTTCTCCTGATAGAGAACATACCCTGCATGCAGACTATCGTACGTCAAATCCCAAGCCAACTGTTGACCCAGACTTTGGTTGTAGTAAAGATAATTTACCAGATGAAGAGGGTTCCTACTTCAGGACCCAGCATTCAGTTGATAAGgaagttggtggtggtggcagagAGGAAAATATTGAGCAAACTCCTAGTTCCAGTTCTCATTTTCCTAATGAATTCAAAAGTGGAATTAGTATATCTCCGGATAAGGAGAAATCAGTAGATGAAGAACCTTCATTTCACAATATTAGGCAATCGGATGGAAGACAGAATGTTGGCGTTATGGATGTTGCAGTTGGAAATGTTCCAGGGGGAACTTACTGTGAAGATCCACCCTTCGGAGAGCCAGAGTTAAGAGGAAAAAACGGTTGCTATCAGGAAGAAGCACAGAACGAACGGGAAATGCGGACAAGGGAATTATCTGGGGAATTTATGCCTGACCATCTATATGAAGAACCGGATGTTACATTTCATGCTCAAGATGGTGATGTTGTGAATGCTGTTGACAATTGTATAATTAACGAACGGGAAAAGCTTAAGGAGACCGATGAATACAAGCGAGCAGTAGAGGAAGAATGGGTATCCAGGCAGCGAGAGCTACAACTTCAA GCTGAAGAAGCACAAAAATTGCGGCTGCTGCGGAAGAGGATGAAAGCTGAAAGTTTGCGTTTATTAGACATGGAGAGAAGACAAAAGCAACGGGTGGAAGAAATACGGGAGGTTCAAAAGCAG GATGAAGAGAAGATGAACTTAAAAGAACAAATTCGTGCTGAAGTTAGGAAGGAGCTTAAACTATTGGAAATTATGTGTCGAGATATGGCTTCGTTGTTGCGTGGCTTAGGAATCCAAGTGGGTGGTGGGTTTCATTCACCACCACAAGAG TGTTCGGCATGGCTGCTTCATACATTACTAAGAGTGCTTGATCAAGCGCCATCAGACGTGCTGGAGGCTTTGCGCAATGACAACAATGGTCTTGGAGTTCGTTGA
- the LOC131310530 gene encoding uncharacterized protein LOC131310530 isoform X3, producing MRGKGKSVAHSKSRTCSGRKTLKRCKNKWEADNVVLIDVDSDDFDNVIIVDVPESLKQKLQGGVLRKGKKCLIGTTVICIDDDDDDDSDTSCSGRFSPASSDNQNSANEVGDDCQFVPEKFPPLNLSKSKRTYSGKVFNGNRYGDSYSSDNDSPDCEVMEDSFGKLREQWEKANMKKKSDVRNGQFGRGDQVSTSELRNGTQHDVEVENITNQPTEANVPISSNASSDKGKPSGDSSYRDEPGSKQVNTINRFSPDREHTLHADYRTSNPKPTVDPDFGCSKDNLPDEEGSYFRTQHSVDKEVGGGGREENIEQTPSSSSHFPNEFKNGCYQEEAQNEREMRTRELSGEFMPDHLYEEPDVTFHAQDGDVVNAVDNCIINEREKLKETDEYKRAVEEEWVSRQRELQLQAEEAQKLRLLRKRMKAESLRLLDMERRQKQRVEEIREVQKQDEEKMNLKEQIRAEVRKELKLLEIMCRDMASLLRGLGIQVGGGFHSPPQEVRAAYKLALLRFHPDRASGSDLRQLVEAEEKFKLISRMKEKFLS from the exons ATGCGTGGGAAAGGTAAATCTGTTGCTCATTCTAAATCCAGAACTTGTTCTGGGAGGAAGACATTGAAAAGGTGCAAGAACAAGTGGGAAGCTGATAATGTTGTCCTCATTGATGTTGATAGTGATGATTTCGATAATGTAATTATTGTCGATGTGCCCGAGTCTCTAAAGCAGAAGTTACAAGGTGGCGTGCTgcgaaaagggaaaaaatgtcTAATAGGGACTACTGTTATCTgcattgatgatgatgatgatgatgattctGACACCTCCTGTAGCGGGAGATTTTCCCCAGCCTCAAGCGACAATCAAAATTCAGCGAATGAAGTTGGTGATGATTGTCAATTTGTTCCAGAAAAATTTCCCCCGTTAAATTTATCAAAGAGCAAAAGGACCTATTCTGGAAAAGTGTTCAACGGAAATCGTTATGGTGATAGTTATTCATCTGATAATGATTCTCCTGATTGTGAGGTTATGGAAGACTCCTTTGGAAAGCTTCGTGAACAATGGGAAAAAGCTAACATGAAGAAAAAATCTGATGTGCGCAATGGTCAATTTGGTAGAGGTGATCAGGTTTCTACTTCTGAGTTGCGTAATGGTACTCAGCACGATGTTGAAGTAGAAAACATCACTAACCAACCTACAGAAGCAAACGTTCCTATTTCAAGCAATGCCAGTTCTGACAAAGGAAAGCCGTCTGGTGATTCCAGTTATCGTGATGAACCGGGTAGTAAACAAGTCAATACTATCAATAGATTTTCTCCTGATAGAGAACATACCCTGCATGCAGACTATCGTACGTCAAATCCCAAGCCAACTGTTGACCCAGACTTTGGTTGTAGTAAAGATAATTTACCAGATGAAGAGGGTTCCTACTTCAGGACCCAGCATTCAGTTGATAAGgaagttggtggtggtggcagagAGGAAAATATTGAGCAAACTCCTAGTTCCAGTTCTCATTTTCCTAATGAATTC AAAAACGGTTGCTATCAGGAAGAAGCACAGAACGAACGGGAAATGCGGACAAGGGAATTATCTGGGGAATTTATGCCTGACCATCTATATGAAGAACCGGATGTTACATTTCATGCTCAAGATGGTGATGTTGTGAATGCTGTTGACAATTGTATAATTAACGAACGGGAAAAGCTTAAGGAGACCGATGAATACAAGCGAGCAGTAGAGGAAGAATGGGTATCCAGGCAGCGAGAGCTACAACTTCAA GCTGAAGAAGCACAAAAATTGCGGCTGCTGCGGAAGAGGATGAAAGCTGAAAGTTTGCGTTTATTAGACATGGAGAGAAGACAAAAGCAACGGGTGGAAGAAATACGGGAGGTTCAAAAGCAG GATGAAGAGAAGATGAACTTAAAAGAACAAATTCGTGCTGAAGTTAGGAAGGAGCTTAAACTATTGGAAATTATGTGTCGAGATATGGCTTCGTTGTTGCGTGGCTTAGGAATCCAAGTGGGTGGTGGGTTTCATTCACCACCACAAGAG GTTCGGGCAGCATACAAACTAGCTTTGTTAAGGTTTCACCCAGACAGAGCTTCTGGGTCTGACCTTCGCCAGCTGGTCGAAGCCGAGGAAAAATTCAAGCTTATTTCACGAATGAAGGAGAAGTTTTTGTCATAA
- the LOC131310531 gene encoding cytochrome P450 CYP749A22-like has product MIITFISTSLCIFLLAALVRFLHKVWWTPIRIQHKMRSQGIKGPPYRFLHGNTKEIIQMEEESMISTTPVDYSSHHIFPRIMPHIHAWKQLYGKNYLIWHGSQAQLVVTEPELVKEILNNKDGAFTRPKVDVLIKKLVGEGIGAAEGEKWSKLRKIANHAFYGESLKGMVPAMILSVEAMLERWRKHEGNEIEVYEEFRLLTSEVISRTAFGSSYLEGENMFRMLMKLATIIARNILKIRFPGIGKILKSHDDIESDEIEQAIRDLIIGMINRREEKVMRGEENDYGSDFLGSLITANHDPDERNRISVDEMVGECKFFYQAGHDTVNGVLAWSLCLLAIHTDWQEKARKEVIEQFGRENPKPEGIARLKTISMILNEALRLYGPVLTLQRRVEREVRLGEFIIPANTDLNIPVMSLHHDAEIWGRDVHFFKPERFGEGVGKATNNNITGFIPFGFGSHICVGSNFAANEFKIALSMILQRYKFALSPNYVHSPSFLNLTIRPEKGIRVILTKL; this is encoded by the exons ATGATTATAACCTTCATTTCAACTAGTCTCTGCATCTTTCTACTAGCAGCTCTAGTAAGGTTCTTGCACAAGGTATGGTGGACCCCGATTCGAATTCAACACAAGATGAGGTCGCAAGGAATCAAAGGCCCTCCTTACAGATTTCTCCATGGGAATACCAAGGAGATCAtccaaatggaagaagaatccATGATCAGCACTACTCCAGTGGACTACTCATCCCATCATATTTTCCCAAGAATTATGCCTCATATTCATGCATGGAAGCAGCTATATG GGAAAAACTATTTAATCTGGCATGGTTCTCAAGCTCAATTGGTTGTCACTGAACCTGAGTTGGTTAAAGAGATACTCAATAACAAAGATGGAGCATTTACTAGACCAAAGGTCGATGTTTTGATCAAGAAGTTAGTAGGAGAAGGAATCGGGGCAGCGGAAGGAGAAAAATGGTCGAAGCTACGCAAAATAGCCAACCATGCTTTCTATGGAGAGAGCTTGAAG GGAATGGTTCCGGCGATGATTTTGAGTGTGGAAGCAATGCTAGAAAGATGGAGAAAACACGAAGGAAATGAGATCGAGGTATATGAAGAGTTTAGGCTCTTGACATCAGAAGTTATTTCCCGGACAGCTTTTGGAAGCAGTTACTTGGAAGGCGAGAATATGTTTCGCATGCTGATGAAGTTGGCAACAATTATAGCAAGGAATATTTTGAAGATTCGCTTTCCTGGCATTGG AAAGATTTTGAAATCACACGATGACATTGAGTCGGATGAAATAGAACAAGCAATTCGAGATTTGATTATTGGAATGATAAACAGAAGGGAAGAGAAAGTGATGAGGGGAGAAGAAAACGACTACGGGAGTGATTTTCTTGGATCGCTTATAACGGCTAATCATGATCCTGATGAAAGGAATAGAATCTCAGTTGACGAAATGGTGGGAGAGTGCAAGTTTTTCTACCAGGCTGGACACGACACCGTAAATGGGGTACTAGCTTGGAGCCTTTGTCTTCTGGCAATCCATACAGATTGGCAAGAGAAGGCAAGAAAGGAAGTGATTGAACAATTCGGCCGAGAGAATCCGAAACCAGAGGGCATTGCAAGATTAAAAACT ATAAGCATGATTCTGAATGAAGCTCTGAGGCTATATGGACCAGTGCTCACTTTGCAGAGAAGAGTAGAAAGGGAAGTCAGACTGGGGGAGTTTATTATTCCAGCCAATACAGATTTGAACATCCCAGTTATGTCCCTCCACCATGACGCTGAAATATGGGGACGAGACGTTCACTTCTTCAAGCCGGAGAGATTCGGAGAAGGTGTGGGCAAAGCAACTAATAACAACATCACAGGATTTATTCCGTTTGGTTTCGGTTCTCATATTTGTGTGGGCTCAAACTTTGCAGCAAACGAGTTCAAGATAGCACTCTCGATGATATTGCAACGCTATAAGTTCGCCCTCTCTCCAAATTATGTTCACTCACCGTCGTTCCTGAATCTCACGATTCGCCCGGAGAAGGGAATTCGAGTCATACTCACGAAGTTGTAG